The Ciconia boyciana chromosome 31, ASM3463844v1, whole genome shotgun sequence genomic interval GGTTCCCCCACACACCGCGTGGGTGCCCggctgagctctgctggggGGGCACTGGACCCCTGCGGGGCCGTGTCTAACTCCGGTGCCTGGTctgttcctcttccctcccctgtgTCCGTCCCCGTCCCTTCCAtgcctctctgtccctgtccccatgtccctgctctgctccccgtCACcgctgtgtccccccatgtctCTGCCCCCATCTACGTGTCCCTTGTGCTCCTATACCGCTCCCTGGGTCCCCATTCCCACGTGTCCCCCATGTCTACCCCCCTTCCGGGTGTCCCTACACGTCCCCTGTGTCTGTGCTActccctgtgtccctgtccccacgtgCCCTCGCATCTGCCTCGCTCCTCGTGTATCCGTGTCCCTGACGTCCCTGCATGTCCCCCATGTCTGCCCCGccccctgtgtccctgtcctCACGTGTCCATCCCGCTCCCTCTCCCCATGGGGCCCCCGTCGTCCCCCCCTGtctgccccgtgtccccctccccgttCCCGCAGGCCCCCGTCGGCTCCCGCCATGGCTCAGACGCTGCAGATGGAGATCCCCAACTTCGGGAACAGCATCCTGGAGTGCCTGAATGAGCAGCGGCTGCAGGGGCTGTACTGTGACGTCTCGGTGGTGGTGAAGGGCCACGCGTTCAAGGCGCACCGGGCCGTGCTGGCCGCCAGCAGCTCCTACTTCCGGGACCTTTTCAACAGCAGCAAGAGCGCGGTGGTGGAGCTGCCGGCCGCCGTCCAGCCCCAGTCCTTCCAGCAGATCCTCAGCTTCTGCTACACGGGGCGGCTCAGCATGAACGTGGGCGACCAGTTCCTGCTGATGTACACCGCCGGCTTCCTGCAGATCCAGGAGATCATGGAGAAGGGGACTGAGTTCTTCCTCAAGGTCAGCTCACCCAGCTGCGACTCACAGGGGCTGCACGGCGAGGAGGCACCCTCCTCCGAGCCCCAGAGCCCCGTGGCCCAGACCTCGGGGTGGCCCTCGGGCGCCGCCGCCTTGCCCCTGGTCTCGCGGGTGAAGACGGAGCAGGGCGAGCCCGACGGGGTGCAGTGCACCTTCGTGGTCAAGCGCCTCTGGGACGGCGGCCCCAAGGATGGCGCCGCCGGCGGCAACGGCAGCCGCAAGATGGCCAAGTTCTCGGCGCCCGAGCCGGGCCgccagccgcagccccccgccccggcagcggcggcggcagggccagccccggcggcggcggcggcagctccCGGCCCCAGCGCGGCCGACCAGACCAGCCCCGGGGGCACGTCCAGCGCCTACACGAGCGACAGCCCCGGCTCCTTCCACAacgaggaggacgaggaggaggacggGGGCGAGGAAGGCTCCGACGAGCAGTACCGCCAGATCTGCAACATGTACACCATGTACAGCATGATGAATGTAGGGCAGGCAGGTGAGGCTCCGCCCACCGGGGGGTGTGGTCGGTATGCCCCACCCATTGGGCGTGGCCCGCCGAGGCTCCACCCATGGGGTGAGGGCAAATGAGGCTCCAGCTCTGGGGTGCGGTTTGGGGAAGGGGTGTCTGCCCACAGGGGTGTGGTCATGTAAGGCACCGCCCATGGGGGTGTGGTCAACCGAGGCCCCACCCATGAGGCGTGGTCATCCAATGCACAACCTGTGGCATGGCTGAGGAGGGGTGTGGTCAACCGAGGCTCCACCCACAGGGGGGTGGGTCAACTGAGGCTCTACCTTTAGGGTGTGGTCTAGGAAGGGGTGTGGCCAAGGGTGGTGCCATCTCTGGGGTGTGGTTTTCTGAGGCTCCGCCTCCCTTGGGGCATGGCTGGAAGCAGGTGGGGGCTTCTGTGTTCTGGGGGTGGAGCTAAAGGGGGTGGGGGATCAGTGCTCCACCTCTGGGTGTGGCTGCGAGGGTCCACGCCCCTTTAGGGTGTGGCTACAGGTGTGGGGGAGCCAGGTGAAGCTCCACCCCAGGACATGGGTGCTGGTTGTGGCCTGCCAGGCTCCACCCCATGGGTGGGGCTCGGGTAGGGGCGGGGCCTGGTGGGGCTCCACCCCCAGGCAGTGGCTGGGGGGGCGTGTGGCCATGAATCGAGCTGTCGCCctctccccgtgtcccctgccCCGTCCCCTGCCCCCTCGGGGACTTTCACCGGAGGTGGGGTGGGAGCCCCGGGGTCGGGGCCCTGTGTCCCCCCTCGTCCGCCCCGCTGACACCCAGCGTCCCCCCCAGCCGCGGAGAAGGTGGAGGCGCTGCCGGACCAGGCCACCTCGGAGTCGCGCAACCGGGTGCGGGTGCGGCAGGACCTGGCCTCGCTGCCGGCCGAGCTCATCAACCAGATCGGGAACCGCTGCCAC includes:
- the NACC1 gene encoding nucleus accumbens-associated protein 1 encodes the protein MAQTLQMEIPNFGNSILECLNEQRLQGLYCDVSVVVKGHAFKAHRAVLAASSSYFRDLFNSSKSAVVELPAAVQPQSFQQILSFCYTGRLSMNVGDQFLLMYTAGFLQIQEIMEKGTEFFLKVSSPSCDSQGLHGEEAPSSEPQSPVAQTSGWPSGAAALPLVSRVKTEQGEPDGVQCTFVVKRLWDGGPKDGAAGGNGSRKMAKFSAPEPGRQPQPPAPAAAAAGPAPAAAAAAPGPSAADQTSPGGTSSAYTSDSPGSFHNEEDEEEDGGEEGSDEQYRQICNMYTMYSMMNVGQAAAEKVEALPDQATSESRNRVRVRQDLASLPAELINQIGNRCHPKLYDEGDPAEKLELVTGTNVYITRAQLMNCHVSAGTRHKVLLRRLLASFFDRNTLANSCGTGIRSSTNDPSRKPLDSRVLHAVKFYCQNFAPNFKESEMNAIAADMCTNARRVVRKSWIPKLKLLMAEGDSYTSFINDTGKLEPDIMGPEPAFEAGGHEGEAGAPGEGLQ